In the genome of Actinomadura graeca, one region contains:
- the fxsT gene encoding FxSxx-COOH system tetratricopeptide repeat protein produces MSRPGRTRCVTFLSAAPGPGRTAVVANAAVVLAGAGSRVLIVGWSGGPPDVRAYFDGFRSGAHADSEPLARRLGELTVPSGVWRSERLRLPADIGVIDVIAPAGHEASAPPALSRTDAIETVSTRLRALMNESAHEYVLVDAPADPAPGYLEVIARVADIVVVVLTPGRLPATKASWLAQTVQERSVTGVPVVPMLVPAPDAGQAAPPAPAEFLRQVFGEFLERGRGELLEFHAGPPRGGPPLLTTLAEEPDSAAVRSYARLAALVTEGAVTGMRAVPPGLRAGYRAAAGLQEPAVTGDFTLVHAWPDRRWADWIRATLRECAAEVTLAAPGEPVSGRVIALVSPDLTGAAVPDPDLAVVLPDGDATSVEAKALFEPAPGMTADEAALQLLGRLGLVRVPAQHTTFTPRYPGDVRSAPPITNLAQNPDPGFVGRAAELAAVREYLTTAADGCVPYVLSGPPGVGKTAMAREYVRLFGDDYDLLWWLDARTPELVQQGLADLAHHLGIPPEGDVTRAVVSVLRTEERRPWLIVYDDPDDLAAVEDLVPSGGPGHVIVTTRAPAGRARPGAALTALDPVPGAELLRQGVGSVTVAQAADLVATLGGLPLAVRLAGAWLRRNSRILSERGAFTEAAAAWVAEEFLAQYERAAAEGGEPVDACLALTLRSMAEEGAPGRLAVRLVELCSWLAPEGVGHRLLSTRSFLDALASAAGPDEPLVHSDPMLLDRALHLCEQYALAEWIRGGGGVVRLHRLVQTAVRDGMGETLGGRRREQVLQALAESIPPEVGGPVVASRAVFTELQRHFGPSGAAESRADAVRRWAVNQVRFQYAQGDRGSWPVMLPLAERLAETWPEDLLTGRLLGQVANIRRGLGDFRAALEAGDRALAILRPLGEEGRYGSMVVSRGRSADLRALGRFAESLGEIQAVYEEARELFGEGHRDAILAKINLAEASRIAGQHDLALDLILSARAQQVAEFGADSVPALHCAALAGRYLGENGDREAAGRLLVDNLRLVRDRRPASPELELSLLGGLAIVQRLEPGRELDHRRINEVRNGFREYLGADHPATVSAELSLAIELHMAGRPGPALRIADRCLERFERTFSPGHPFVHLCRLDANLFRLDAGAVTPAMALEEANAAEAALARALGEQHPWALAAAVHISRCQVELGDVEGALALDETTAADCLDFLGPDHLYTVIASAARDDSRSRRRGGTGRGRPVIYLDVPAV; encoded by the coding sequence ATGAGCCGGCCCGGCCGGACGCGGTGCGTCACGTTCCTGTCGGCCGCGCCCGGCCCGGGCCGGACCGCGGTGGTGGCCAACGCGGCGGTCGTGCTGGCGGGCGCGGGATCACGGGTGCTGATCGTCGGCTGGTCCGGCGGCCCGCCCGACGTCCGGGCCTACTTCGACGGCTTCCGGTCCGGTGCGCACGCGGACTCCGAGCCTCTCGCGCGGCGCCTGGGCGAGCTGACCGTCCCGTCCGGCGTGTGGCGGTCCGAGCGGCTCCGGCTGCCGGCGGACATCGGGGTGATCGACGTCATCGCCCCGGCGGGGCATGAGGCGTCCGCGCCGCCCGCGCTCTCCCGGACGGACGCGATCGAGACGGTCTCCACCCGGCTGCGCGCCCTGATGAACGAGTCGGCGCACGAGTACGTCCTCGTGGACGCCCCCGCCGACCCGGCGCCCGGCTACCTGGAGGTGATCGCCAGGGTCGCCGACATCGTGGTCGTGGTCCTCACACCGGGCCGGCTGCCCGCCACCAAGGCGTCCTGGCTCGCGCAGACCGTCCAGGAGCGCTCCGTCACCGGCGTGCCCGTCGTGCCGATGCTCGTGCCCGCCCCGGACGCCGGCCAGGCCGCTCCTCCCGCCCCGGCCGAGTTCCTCCGCCAGGTGTTCGGCGAGTTCCTGGAGCGAGGGCGGGGGGAACTGCTGGAGTTCCATGCCGGGCCGCCGCGGGGCGGCCCCCCGCTCCTGACCACGCTCGCCGAGGAGCCGGACTCGGCGGCCGTCCGGTCCTACGCCCGGCTCGCGGCGCTGGTGACGGAGGGCGCCGTCACCGGGATGCGGGCGGTGCCGCCCGGCCTGCGCGCCGGCTACCGGGCGGCGGCGGGGCTCCAGGAACCCGCCGTGACCGGCGACTTCACCCTCGTGCACGCCTGGCCGGACCGCCGCTGGGCCGACTGGATCCGCGCGACGCTGCGCGAGTGCGCCGCCGAGGTGACGCTGGCCGCGCCGGGCGAGCCGGTGAGCGGCCGGGTCATCGCGCTGGTCTCACCGGACCTCACCGGCGCGGCGGTTCCGGACCCCGATCTGGCCGTGGTCCTCCCGGACGGCGACGCCACGTCGGTGGAGGCGAAGGCGCTCTTCGAACCGGCGCCGGGCATGACGGCCGACGAGGCGGCCCTCCAGCTCCTCGGCCGCCTGGGACTCGTGCGCGTCCCCGCGCAGCACACGACGTTCACGCCGCGGTATCCCGGCGACGTCCGCTCCGCGCCCCCGATCACCAACCTCGCGCAGAACCCCGATCCCGGCTTCGTCGGCCGCGCCGCCGAACTGGCGGCGGTGCGCGAGTACTTGACCACCGCCGCCGACGGCTGCGTGCCGTATGTGCTGAGCGGCCCGCCGGGAGTCGGCAAGACGGCGATGGCCAGGGAGTACGTCCGGCTGTTCGGCGACGACTACGACCTGCTCTGGTGGCTCGATGCCCGCACTCCGGAACTCGTCCAGCAGGGCCTGGCCGACCTGGCCCACCACCTGGGGATCCCGCCGGAGGGGGACGTCACCAGGGCGGTGGTCTCCGTGCTCCGCACCGAGGAACGCCGGCCCTGGCTGATCGTCTACGACGACCCGGACGATCTCGCCGCGGTCGAGGACCTCGTCCCGTCCGGCGGGCCGGGCCATGTCATCGTCACCACCCGCGCCCCGGCCGGCCGCGCGCGGCCCGGCGCGGCCCTCACCGCCCTCGACCCGGTGCCCGGCGCCGAGCTGCTCCGGCAGGGCGTCGGCTCCGTCACCGTCGCGCAGGCCGCGGACCTGGTGGCGACCCTCGGCGGGCTGCCGCTGGCGGTGCGGCTCGCCGGCGCCTGGCTGCGCCGCAACAGCCGCATCCTGAGCGAGCGCGGCGCGTTCACCGAGGCGGCGGCCGCCTGGGTGGCGGAGGAGTTCCTGGCCCAGTACGAGAGGGCGGCGGCCGAAGGCGGCGAGCCGGTCGACGCGTGCCTCGCCCTGACGCTGCGCTCGATGGCGGAGGAAGGCGCGCCGGGACGCCTGGCCGTCCGGCTGGTGGAACTGTGCTCGTGGCTGGCGCCCGAGGGCGTCGGCCACCGGCTGCTGTCGACCCGGTCGTTCCTGGACGCCCTCGCGTCCGCCGCGGGACCCGACGAGCCGCTCGTCCACAGCGACCCCATGCTGCTCGACCGCGCGCTGCACCTCTGCGAGCAGTACGCGCTGGCCGAGTGGATACGGGGCGGGGGCGGGGTGGTCCGCCTCCACCGGCTGGTGCAGACGGCGGTGCGGGACGGCATGGGGGAGACGCTCGGCGGCAGACGCCGGGAACAGGTGCTCCAGGCCCTCGCCGAGTCCATACCGCCGGAGGTCGGCGGCCCGGTGGTCGCGAGCCGGGCCGTGTTCACCGAGCTGCAGCGTCACTTCGGCCCGTCCGGTGCCGCGGAGAGCCGGGCCGACGCCGTCCGCCGCTGGGCGGTCAACCAGGTGAGGTTCCAGTACGCCCAGGGCGACCGGGGAAGCTGGCCGGTCATGCTCCCGCTGGCCGAGCGCCTCGCGGAGACCTGGCCGGAGGACCTCCTCACGGGGCGGCTGCTCGGGCAGGTCGCCAACATCCGGCGCGGCCTCGGCGACTTCCGCGCGGCGCTGGAGGCGGGGGACCGCGCGCTGGCGATCCTGCGGCCGCTCGGCGAGGAGGGACGCTACGGGTCCATGGTCGTCAGCCGTGGCCGGTCCGCCGACCTGCGCGCCCTCGGCCGGTTCGCCGAGTCGCTGGGCGAGATCCAGGCCGTGTACGAGGAGGCGCGGGAGCTGTTCGGCGAGGGGCACCGCGACGCGATCCTCGCCAAGATCAATCTCGCGGAGGCCAGCCGGATCGCGGGCCAGCACGACCTGGCGCTCGACCTGATCCTCTCCGCCCGGGCCCAGCAGGTCGCCGAGTTCGGCGCCGACAGCGTCCCCGCCCTGCACTGCGCCGCCCTCGCGGGCCGCTACCTCGGGGAGAACGGGGACCGGGAGGCCGCCGGGCGGCTCCTCGTCGACAACCTGCGCCTGGTGCGCGACAGGAGGCCGGCCTCGCCGGAACTCGAACTGAGCCTGCTCGGCGGCCTGGCGATCGTCCAGCGCCTCGAACCGGGCCGTGAACTCGACCACCGCCGCATCAACGAGGTCAGGAACGGCTTCCGGGAGTACCTGGGGGCCGACCACCCGGCGACCGTGTCAGCCGAGCTGAGCCTGGCGATCGAGCTGCACATGGCCGGCCGCCCGGGACCGGCCCTGCGCATCGCCGACCGCTGCCTCGAACGTTTCGAGCGGACGTTCTCACCCGGCCACCCGTTCGTGCACCTGTGCCGGCTCGACGCCAACCTCTTCCGGCTCGACGCGGGAGCGGTCACGCCGGCGATGGCGCTGGAGGAGGCCAACGCGGCCGAAGCGGCCCTCGCCCGCGCACTCGGCGAGCAGCATCCGTGGGCGCTCGCGGCCGCCGTCCACATATCGCGCTGCCAGGTGGAGCTGGGCGACGTCGAGGGGGCACTGGCACTGGACGAGACGACCGCGGCCGACTGCCTGGATTTCCTCGGCCCGGACCACCTGTACACCGTGATCGCCTCCGCCGCGCGCGACGACAGCCGGAGCAGAAGGCGGGGCGGCACCGGCCGCGGCCGGCCGGTGATCTACCTGGACGTGCCGGCCGTCTGA
- a CDS encoding FxsB family cyclophane-forming radical SAM/SPASM peptide maturase yields the protein MIDHRHGRDRTDWTPTPFRQFIVKVHSRCNLACGYCYVYTMADKRWRRRPPAMAGHIAEATAHRIAEHVATHDLAEVSVILHGGEPLLAGPDRLRHLVSAVRAAVGERATVHFSLQTNGTLLDRSFLELFSELGVRIGISVDGTEAAHDRARPGSYARVAQALAELGRPGFRGLFAGLLCVVDLDADPIDTYESLLRHAPPAIDLLLPHASWSRRPAGPPGAYADWLIPIFDRWFGAPVRETGVRLFEEIINVLLGGGSAVEGVGTSPAAMIVVETDGRIEQSDILASTYEGAADLGLDVVRDDFEAALHHPATVVRQLGTAGVPADCAPCLWAGTCGGGLYAHRYRAGSGFDHRSVYCTDLDHLFGHVRASLERGLAPLR from the coding sequence ATGATCGACCATCGGCATGGCCGAGATCGGACGGACTGGACGCCGACGCCCTTTCGGCAGTTCATCGTCAAGGTCCACAGTCGATGCAATCTCGCGTGCGGCTACTGCTATGTCTACACGATGGCCGACAAGCGCTGGCGGCGGCGCCCGCCCGCGATGGCCGGGCATATCGCCGAGGCCACCGCCCATCGCATCGCCGAACACGTCGCCACGCATGACCTGGCCGAAGTGTCGGTGATCCTGCATGGCGGCGAGCCGCTGCTGGCCGGACCGGACCGATTGCGCCATCTGGTGTCCGCCGTGCGCGCCGCGGTGGGAGAACGGGCGACGGTCCATTTCTCGTTGCAGACCAATGGCACTTTGCTCGACCGGTCATTCCTCGAACTCTTCAGCGAGCTGGGCGTCCGGATCGGCATCAGCGTGGACGGCACCGAGGCCGCCCACGACCGCGCGAGGCCGGGCAGCTACGCACGCGTCGCGCAGGCGCTCGCGGAGCTCGGCCGGCCCGGGTTCCGCGGTCTGTTCGCCGGACTGCTGTGCGTCGTCGACCTGGACGCCGACCCGATCGACACCTACGAGTCGCTGCTGCGGCACGCGCCGCCCGCGATCGACCTGCTGCTGCCGCACGCCTCGTGGAGCCGGCGGCCCGCCGGCCCGCCGGGCGCCTACGCGGACTGGCTCATCCCGATCTTCGACCGGTGGTTCGGGGCGCCGGTCCGGGAGACGGGCGTCCGGCTGTTCGAGGAGATCATCAACGTGCTGCTGGGGGGCGGCTCGGCGGTCGAGGGCGTCGGGACCAGCCCCGCGGCGATGATCGTGGTGGAGACCGACGGCCGCATCGAGCAGTCCGACATCCTCGCCTCGACCTACGAGGGGGCCGCCGACCTCGGCCTGGACGTCGTCCGGGACGATTTCGAGGCCGCGCTCCACCATCCCGCGACCGTGGTCCGCCAGCTCGGCACGGCGGGCGTGCCCGCCGACTGCGCCCCGTGCCTGTGGGCCGGGACCTGCGGGGGTGGCCTCTACGCGCATCGCTACCGCGCGGGCTCCGGTTTCGACCACCGCTCGGTCTACTGCACCGACCTGGACCACCTGTTCGGTCACGTCCGCGCGTCGCTCGAACGCGGCCTCGCCCCGCTCCGCTGA
- a CDS encoding FAD-binding oxidoreductase — MDSVAEVLGDAVTAEVRGAWTEVYWLFATLLAAEEARLYQVAGHAPAAGFRPWRVTERREEAEDVVSFVLRPADGGKAAPHRPGQYVSVAVDLPGGLRQPRQYTLSRAADGVSMQITVRRVRGRGGAPDGAVSTYLHREVSAGDELLAGTPFGDVVLDDGPDPLVLVSAGIGITPIAAMLDHLAAVQPGRRVIALHADRRPAVHALRVQTAQAAGRMTDLHRVTWYEEPDAPGDGLVMAGCIDLGALTVRIPAKVFGPDLWQQAG; from the coding sequence ATGGACTCGGTCGCCGAGGTGCTCGGGGACGCGGTCACCGCCGAGGTGCGCGGGGCCTGGACGGAGGTCTACTGGCTGTTCGCGACGTTGCTGGCCGCCGAGGAGGCCCGGCTCTACCAGGTGGCCGGACACGCGCCCGCCGCCGGGTTCCGGCCGTGGCGCGTGACGGAGCGCCGCGAGGAGGCGGAGGACGTCGTGTCGTTCGTGCTCCGTCCCGCGGACGGGGGGAAGGCCGCCCCGCACCGGCCCGGCCAGTACGTGTCGGTGGCGGTCGATCTCCCGGGCGGCCTGCGCCAGCCGCGCCAGTACACCTTGTCCCGCGCGGCGGACGGCGTCTCCATGCAGATCACCGTGCGGCGGGTGCGCGGCCGCGGCGGGGCCCCCGACGGGGCGGTGTCGACGTACCTGCACCGCGAGGTAAGCGCCGGGGACGAGCTGCTGGCCGGGACGCCGTTCGGCGACGTCGTCCTCGACGACGGCCCCGACCCCCTGGTCCTGGTCAGCGCGGGCATCGGGATCACCCCGATCGCCGCGATGCTGGACCATCTCGCGGCCGTGCAGCCCGGCCGCCGCGTCATCGCGCTGCACGCCGACCGGCGCCCCGCCGTCCACGCGCTGCGCGTCCAGACCGCCCAGGCGGCCGGCCGGATGACCGACCTGCACCGGGTCACCTGGTACGAGGAACCGGACGCGCCGGGTGACGGCCTGGTCATGGCGGGGTGCATCGACCTCGGCGCGCTGACCGTGCGCATCCCCGCCAAGGTGTTCGGGCCCGATCTGTGGCAGCAGGCCGGCTGA
- a CDS encoding DUF4407 domain-containing protein, translating to MKNVLVWLSGARAEVLELSPGDKPKYVGVGSAILITGSIAGVAMAFALQSAVQVMTPLAVAFGLAWALGIIMLDRWLVSSIQRGSKRQNLLTAVPRLALAVLFGLVISTPIVLRIFEPEIAAEIARIHQADADSFQERQKNGDLGKEIAALTAQRGGLEKIIASGGDAPRNPGDDPVIIGLQSQLKQAQAGSEAAYKKLQCQLYGPCKPKGRGPLAEAAQKAYDSAQRQVASINGQIEDRKRRLASNDDKSRAQRVADAKTALPGVRKRLDEQIARQEALQKTFTAKQQSSNGLLIRIKALDQLAAQDGSMRTAHRALILLFTVIEILPVLVKLLMLFLPESTYDKLSKVQEKEDLARAKLLIRTSSGTADAKIDDAIREIWGIPAEPEKEGTPAKGTGILDDDDDPGREWNAGLPHETGSPHRWDAEQLMNMPDDHVYGHGDEDQDFGDVLPPAAPGREDGNADLPRSPAAGGPRSSRTRSPMPEPRQERATSRLDTEDGTDRLLEFDN from the coding sequence TTGAAGAACGTTCTGGTGTGGCTTTCCGGCGCCCGCGCGGAGGTCCTCGAATTAAGCCCGGGCGACAAGCCGAAATACGTCGGAGTCGGCAGCGCCATTCTGATCACCGGCTCGATCGCCGGGGTGGCCATGGCGTTCGCCCTGCAGAGCGCCGTGCAGGTCATGACGCCGCTGGCGGTGGCCTTCGGGCTGGCGTGGGCGCTCGGGATCATCATGCTGGACCGCTGGCTGGTCAGCTCCATCCAGCGCGGCTCGAAACGGCAGAACCTGCTGACGGCCGTGCCCCGGCTGGCGCTGGCCGTGCTGTTCGGGCTGGTCATCTCCACGCCGATCGTCCTGCGCATCTTCGAGCCGGAGATCGCGGCGGAGATCGCGCGCATCCACCAGGCGGACGCCGACTCCTTCCAGGAGCGCCAGAAGAACGGGGACCTGGGCAAGGAGATCGCCGCGCTGACGGCCCAGCGCGGCGGCCTGGAGAAGATCATCGCGAGCGGCGGCGACGCGCCGCGCAACCCCGGTGACGACCCAGTGATCATCGGGCTCCAGTCCCAGCTCAAGCAGGCGCAGGCGGGCAGCGAGGCGGCCTACAAGAAGCTCCAGTGCCAGCTCTACGGCCCCTGCAAGCCGAAGGGGCGCGGCCCGCTCGCCGAGGCCGCGCAGAAGGCGTACGACTCGGCCCAGCGGCAGGTCGCCTCGATCAACGGCCAGATCGAGGACCGCAAGCGCCGCCTCGCGTCCAACGACGACAAGAGCCGCGCGCAGCGCGTCGCCGACGCCAAGACGGCCCTGCCCGGAGTGCGCAAGAGGCTGGACGAGCAGATCGCGCGGCAGGAGGCGCTGCAGAAGACCTTCACCGCGAAGCAGCAGAGCTCCAACGGCCTGCTCATCAGGATCAAGGCGCTCGACCAGCTCGCGGCGCAGGACGGCTCCATGCGGACGGCCCACCGCGCGCTGATCCTGCTCTTCACCGTGATCGAGATCCTGCCCGTGCTGGTCAAGCTGCTGATGCTGTTCCTGCCCGAGAGCACCTACGACAAGCTCTCGAAGGTGCAGGAGAAGGAGGACCTCGCCCGCGCCAAACTGCTGATCCGCACATCCTCCGGGACCGCGGACGCCAAGATCGACGATGCCATCCGCGAGATCTGGGGGATCCCCGCGGAGCCGGAGAAGGAAGGGACGCCGGCCAAGGGAACCGGCATCCTCGACGACGACGATGATCCGGGACGGGAATGGAACGCCGGGCTCCCCCACGAGACCGGCAGCCCGCACCGCTGGGACGCCGAGCAGCTGATGAACATGCCGGACGACCACGTGTACGGCCATGGCGACGAGGACCAGGACTTCGGCGACGTCCTCCCGCCCGCGGCACCGGGCCGCGAGGACGGCAACGCCGACCTTCCGAGATCACCGGCCGCCGGGGGCCCGCGGTCCAGCAGGACCAGGTCCCCGATGCCCGAGCCCCGGCAGGAACGGGCCACGTCCCGGCTCGACACCGAGGACGGGACCGACCGGCTGCTGGAGTTCGACAACTGA
- a CDS encoding protein kinase domain-containing protein: MAVQSGGGRFERVRKLGEGGMGSVWLAWDSSLERNVAVKEMHTGVPAGGGRPPLSSSRVLREARAASRLRHPNIVQILELIESADAPLIVMEYIEGESLAEWITRKPGALSEDRVAEIGIAVLDALIAAHAERVVHRDIKPANILIQRATAPGDPLGPRVRLIDFGNAAIEGHQLTTRSSLIGTLAYVAPERFSRASGPEVDLWSLGVTLYQAMELRLPFARDQEAELIYALLHEPPDPMARAGRLAPVIVQMLDKDPGRRLDARTARDMLRQVLAGPVGPPPPRAPRRTVSGGSSPRPATTRQVGQSRRDEQPNQDGPAEQNGPAEQGERDGRAAPADVPPSWRPPGGFAAIVARNPKQAAALLREQGPRASARVLDRLEPGSDEALSVVTALGPAFAAEVLGHTRPETAVAMLRRLDLERAVRLLVLVPARGVAAILAAMRPDDRPTARLLRALPPGHAARVLNDVAPAQAIAVLEVLEPARTADVLARMSPRRAAVLLDQAPGDPRRAAVLVQAFPRERLGGVLDRMDASRVAEILLVHPGQAAHHLQLMRPAERQRVIDALHRLD, translated from the coding sequence GTGGCGGTTCAATCCGGCGGCGGGCGGTTCGAGCGGGTGCGCAAGCTCGGCGAGGGCGGCATGGGCAGCGTCTGGCTCGCCTGGGACAGCAGCCTGGAGCGCAACGTCGCGGTGAAGGAGATGCACACGGGCGTGCCGGCGGGCGGCGGGCGGCCGCCGCTCTCGTCGTCCCGGGTGCTGCGGGAGGCGCGGGCGGCCTCCCGGCTGCGGCACCCGAACATCGTCCAGATCCTGGAGCTGATCGAGAGCGCCGACGCCCCGCTGATCGTCATGGAGTACATCGAGGGCGAGTCGCTGGCGGAGTGGATCACGCGGAAGCCGGGCGCGCTGTCGGAGGACCGGGTCGCCGAGATCGGCATCGCGGTGCTGGACGCGCTCATCGCCGCGCACGCGGAGAGGGTGGTGCACCGGGACATCAAGCCGGCGAACATCCTGATCCAGCGGGCCACCGCGCCCGGCGATCCGCTCGGGCCGCGGGTCCGGCTGATCGACTTCGGGAACGCGGCGATCGAGGGCCACCAGCTCACCACGCGCAGCTCCCTGATCGGCACCCTGGCCTACGTCGCGCCCGAGCGCTTCAGCCGCGCGTCGGGCCCCGAGGTGGACCTGTGGTCCCTGGGGGTCACGCTGTACCAGGCGATGGAGCTCCGCCTGCCGTTCGCCCGCGACCAGGAGGCGGAGCTGATCTACGCGCTGCTCCACGAGCCGCCGGACCCGATGGCCAGGGCGGGGCGGCTGGCTCCGGTGATCGTCCAGATGCTCGACAAGGACCCGGGCCGCCGGCTGGACGCGCGGACGGCGCGCGACATGCTCCGCCAGGTCCTCGCGGGGCCGGTGGGCCCGCCGCCCCCGCGGGCCCCTCGCCGCACCGTCTCCGGAGGGTCCTCCCCCCGCCCGGCCACGACCCGGCAGGTCGGACAGAGCAGGCGGGACGAACAGCCCAATCAGGACGGACCGGCCGAGCAGAACGGACCGGCCGAGCAGGGCGAACGGGACGGACGGGCCGCTCCGGCGGACGTGCCGCCCTCCTGGCGCCCGCCGGGCGGGTTCGCCGCGATCGTCGCGCGCAACCCGAAGCAGGCCGCGGCGCTACTCCGCGAGCAGGGGCCGCGCGCCTCGGCCCGGGTCCTGGACCGCCTGGAACCCGGCTCGGACGAGGCGCTCTCGGTGGTGACGGCGCTGGGCCCCGCCTTCGCGGCGGAGGTGCTCGGGCACACCCGTCCGGAGACGGCCGTGGCGATGCTGCGCCGTCTCGACCTGGAGCGGGCCGTCCGGCTGCTGGTCCTGGTCCCGGCCAGGGGCGTCGCCGCGATCCTCGCCGCGATGCGCCCGGACGACCGTCCGACGGCCCGGCTCCTGCGCGCGCTGCCCCCCGGGCACGCGGCGCGGGTGCTGAACGACGTCGCGCCGGCGCAGGCCATCGCCGTCCTGGAGGTCCTGGAACCGGCGCGCACGGCGGACGTCCTCGCGCGGATGAGCCCCCGGCGGGCCGCGGTGCTGCTCGACCAGGCCCCCGGGGATCCGCGCCGCGCGGCCGTCCTCGTCCAGGCGTTCCCCCGCGAGCGGCTCGGCGGCGTGCTGGACCGGATGGACGCCTCGCGGGTCGCCGAGATCCTCCTCGTCCACCCCGGCCAGGCGGCACATCACCTCCAGCTGATGCGTCCCGCGGAACGCCAGCGGGTCATCGACGCCCTGCATCGCCTGGACTGA
- a CDS encoding DUF418 domain-containing protein encodes MPNGRGGTWTVAAWAGICAPTMAAAVLWLRRFDRGPLELLWRRAYRPPRPAPEPAGR; translated from the coding sequence GTGCCGAACGGGCGCGGCGGGACGTGGACGGTCGCCGCCTGGGCGGGGATCTGCGCGCCGACCATGGCGGCGGCCGTCCTCTGGCTCCGCCGCTTCGACCGCGGCCCCCTCGAACTGCTTTGGCGCCGCGCGTACCGTCCCCCTCGTCCCGCACCAGAGCCCGCCGGCCGCTGA
- a CDS encoding amidohydrolase family protein, whose translation MPHPISRRGVLVGGAAAGAALAVGASRAPAAAGPRPRLALRGVTVIDATRPRPRPDSTVLIEGDRVIAVGRRDEVPVHHGVTVLDLPGRYVIPGLCEMHAHSIGTHEISPPLYLANGVTTVREMAGSPVVRRWREDIARGVLAGPRWTIASTIIDGSPSLLAGPDDPDGALLVTGEAEARRAVRRVKAEGADFVKIYSRLDAASFRAVADEARRQGLPLAGHCPDKVAPAWASDLGQRGIEHVHTLWCATSARDRQVRKALDAITIEPGDYAGWFRRFHKVEWLASGHPDPRRAAALFDRLAANGTRVTPTLSMHLIVDRPEDLSLDDPRLKYVPAEDREWWRWAVDNIYLPGRTPEEVRQQRELFDRRLRFVGAMRKAGVGLMGGSEAGFIYAYPGFSLHEELALLVRAGLTPLEAIATATLEPARYLGAERDLGSVRPGRLADLVVLDADPLADIGNTTRIHAVVAGGRLITAEHRRRMLADVEKAAAAPREGLRAARVGCGCHAPYKRAPYKRAPYKRAP comes from the coding sequence ATGCCACATCCGATCTCACGCCGCGGCGTCCTCGTCGGCGGCGCCGCGGCGGGCGCCGCGCTGGCCGTGGGCGCGTCCCGTGCCCCGGCCGCCGCCGGTCCCCGGCCCCGCCTGGCGCTGCGGGGCGTCACGGTCATCGACGCCACCCGCCCGCGGCCCCGGCCGGACAGCACCGTGCTGATCGAGGGCGACCGCGTCATCGCCGTGGGACGCCGCGACGAGGTGCCGGTGCACCACGGGGTCACGGTCCTCGACCTGCCGGGCAGGTACGTGATCCCGGGGCTGTGCGAGATGCACGCGCACAGCATCGGGACCCACGAGATCTCCCCGCCGCTCTACCTGGCCAACGGGGTCACCACGGTCCGCGAGATGGCCGGTTCCCCGGTCGTCCGGCGGTGGCGCGAGGACATCGCGCGCGGCGTCCTGGCGGGACCCCGGTGGACGATCGCGAGCACGATCATCGACGGCTCGCCCTCGCTGCTGGCCGGGCCGGACGATCCGGACGGCGCCCTCCTGGTCACCGGGGAGGCCGAGGCGCGCCGGGCGGTGCGGCGGGTCAAGGCGGAGGGGGCCGACTTCGTCAAGATCTACTCCAGGCTGGACGCGGCGTCCTTCCGGGCGGTCGCGGACGAGGCGCGGCGGCAGGGCCTCCCGCTCGCCGGGCACTGCCCCGACAAGGTCGCCCCCGCGTGGGCGAGCGACCTCGGCCAGCGCGGCATCGAGCACGTCCACACGCTGTGGTGCGCCACCTCGGCCCGCGACCGGCAGGTCCGCAAGGCACTGGACGCCATCACGATCGAGCCGGGCGACTACGCCGGATGGTTCCGCCGGTTCCACAAGGTGGAGTGGCTTGCCAGCGGGCATCCGGACCCCCGGCGCGCCGCCGCCCTCTTCGACCGGCTGGCCGCCAACGGGACCCGGGTGACGCCCACGCTGAGCATGCACCTCATCGTGGACCGTCCCGAGGACCTCTCACTGGACGATCCGCGGCTGAAGTACGTCCCCGCCGAGGACCGGGAGTGGTGGCGGTGGGCCGTGGACAACATCTACCTGCCCGGGCGCACGCCCGAGGAGGTCCGGCAGCAGCGCGAGCTGTTCGACCGCAGGCTCCGCTTCGTCGGCGCGATGCGGAAGGCCGGGGTGGGGCTGATGGGCGGCAGCGAGGCGGGGTTCATCTACGCCTACCCGGGCTTCAGCCTCCACGAGGAACTGGCCCTGCTCGTCCGCGCCGGCCTCACGCCCCTGGAAGCGATCGCGACCGCCACGCTCGAACCGGCCCGGTACCTCGGCGCCGAGCGGGACCTGGGGTCGGTCCGTCCCGGCAGGCTCGCCGACCTGGTCGTGCTGGACGCCGACCCCCTCGCCGACATCGGCAACACCACCCGGATCCACGCGGTCGTGGCCGGCGGACGGCTGATCACCGCCGAGCACCGGAGGCGGATGCTGGCGGACGTCGAGAAGGCCGCCGCTGCGCCGCGCGAGGGCCTGCGCGCGGCGCGCGTCGGCTGCGGCTGCCATGCCCCCTACAAGCGCGCCCCCTACAAGCGCGCCCCCTACAAGCGCGCCCCTTAG